The DNA segment TCGAGCGCGTTGCGCCCATTCACCTGCGCCCAACCGGTCATGCCAGGGCGGACCAGGTGGCGACGCGCCTGCCTGGGCGTGTATCGCGGCAAATAGCGGAGGAGCAGCGGGCGTGGGCCCACAAGGCTCAAGTCGCCGGCCAACACGTTCCAGAGCTGCGGCAGCTCATCGAGACTCGTCTGGCGCAGGATGCGGCCTAGACGCGTGAGCCGATGTTCATCGGTCGACCCACTGCCCTTGTCCTCCCCGCGCATGGTCCGGAACTTCAGCATCTCGAATGGCTTCCCGTTCAGGCCCGGCCGAGCCTGCCGGAACAGGATCGGCGGTCCATCGAGTCGCGCGACGAGAAACGCGATGGCGGCCAGGAGCGGGCTGAGCAAGAGGAAGGCCGCGAACGCGAAAGTGCGGTCGAACAGCGCCTTCAGGAAGCCCGGCAATCCGCGTTGCAATTGCGGAGCCTTGGGGAGGTGCTCCATGACAGAAAGATACCGCGCTGCGAGCGATGAACGTGTGGCGTTGGCACGCACCCACGCAAACCCCGAAGCTCCCATCCGGGTTCTCCCGGCGCGATCGTCCGTCAATTCCCGAATCGCAGCGGCGAGTTCGTCCGGCCTGTTCGGCGCAGCGAACACACCAGCTCGGGCGGTGTCTACGACAAGCTCTCTGGCGACTCCGTCGACAGCGAGAAGGACGGGTCGGGCGCATGCCATGTAGTCGAAGATCTTGTTCGGGTACACGGTGCGAAAGGTGGGATTGTCCTGGAGCACCGCGACCCCCACATCGGAGGCGGCGACGATCGCCGGCATGAGCGACTTTGGCCGGGGGCCATGAAACACAATGTTGCGCAAACCCTCCTGCCGCGCTCGCTCCTCGAGTTGCGCCCGCTGTGGACCCTCGCCCACGCACGCTATCAGGATGTCCTCTCGATCTGCCAGCAGCGCAGCAGCGTCGATGAGCTGTTCGAGAGCGTTGGCTCGGCCGTGTGCCCCCGCGTAGAGAAAGACGGTCCGTCCGCCCCATCCGAGCTCAGCGCGCATGGTCGTGCCTTCGGCGGAGGTCGAGAACATGTCCACGTCCGCGCCATTGGGGATCAAGGCGATCTTCCCCGCAGGCGCCAATCCGCGCCGCAAGAGGTCCTCGCGAAACGCCGGCGTGAGCACATTGATGCAGTCCGCAGTCCGGCAAGCCCAACGCTCTAATGCGTAAAGCCCACGCGCGAGAAGGGATCCGGCGGAGATGACACCGGTGGTAATTGCCCACAGATCCAGAATCTCGAAGATCAGCGGCGCCGGCCGCAAACGCAGCCGCGCGGCGATCCAAGCGGGCATGGGCACCAGGAGTGGCGGCGAAGTGGCGATCACGACGTCGGCGTCACGGTGTTGAAACGCGGCGGTCGCCGCCGAGAATGTGAATCCGGCAAAGCTGATCATGCGCCGGGCATAGCTGCGCGCGTAACCGCTTGGGGTGAAGCACCTCACTACTTCGACGGCGCCGTCCCATTCACGGGTGAGCCACCGATGGCGATAGCGATCGGGGATGTCACCGGAGGCATAGTCCGCGGTCCCTGCAACGACCGTAATTTGATGTCCCGCATCAGCCCAGAACCGCGCGAACTCATTGAAGCGGGACCCCCCGCCTCCGCTGGCAGTCAGGTAATGCTGATGGAAAACGAGGATCTTCACGGTACGACGATTCCTTCAATCCCGAGATCGAAGATCAGCTCCGTGTCGCCAGCATTCGCCACGGACCAACGGCGACCGATTACGGAGACACTCGGCACGCCGGGAGCAAGCACCGATACGAACGTTGCTGGCATCACGGTGCGCGCGCTCACCGCCAGCGAAGGCGCCGCCTGTTTCTCGAGGTAGCGTCGCGAGAACCATCCGCGAGGTGGATGTCCGCATCCACCGCAAACGTCGCCAGGAACGGGGGCTCCGTGGCCGTCGAGCACGGACACGGAGAATGGCCCCTCGGGCGTCTGGAGGAGAAGACCCCCGCGGGATGGTTCGGCGTCGAACGGATATGGGGCGCAGAGCCAGTGGACACGCA comes from the Deltaproteobacteria bacterium genome and includes:
- a CDS encoding glycosyltransferase, yielding MKILVFHQHYLTASGGGGSRFNEFARFWADAGHQITVVAGTADYASGDIPDRYRHRWLTREWDGAVEVVRCFTPSGYARSYARRMISFAGFTFSAATAAFQHRDADVVIATSPPLLVPMPAWIAARLRLRPAPLIFEILDLWAITTGVISAGSLLARGLYALERWACRTADCINVLTPAFREDLLRRGLAPAGKIALIPNGADVDMFSTSAEGTTMRAELGWGGRTVFLYAGAHGRANALEQLIDAAALLADREDILIACVGEGPQRAQLEERARQEGLRNIVFHGPRPKSLMPAIVAASDVGVAVLQDNPTFRTVYPNKIFDYMACARPVLLAVDGVARELVVDTARAGVFAAPNRPDELAAAIRELTDDRAGRTRMGASGFAWVRANATRSSLAARYLSVMEHLPKAPQLQRGLPGFLKALFDRTFAFAAFLLLSPLLAAIAFLVARLDGPPILFRQARPGLNGKPFEMLKFRTMRGEDKGSGSTDEHRLTRLGRILRQTSLDELPQLWNVLAGDLSLVGPRPLLLRYLPRYTPRQARRHLVRPGMTGWAQVNGRNALDWAQKLELDVWYVEHWSLWLDLRILCRTLARVLQRSGISREGHATMPEFKGENT